A region from the Aegilops tauschii subsp. strangulata cultivar AL8/78 chromosome 5, Aet v6.0, whole genome shotgun sequence genome encodes:
- the LOC141023210 gene encoding L10-interacting MYB domain-containing protein-like: MDAEASVGHTTGMSGNVGQTGAPTKRRASRSATKEEQGDSMEWTDEYVQIVCSLMAEQVGQGNRPNTHLNPLGYNTVSERFYQMTGISLSKTQLKNKWDKLKGDLSCWNKLMRKQTGTGWDSSKGVIVMDNEWWKKARKDILDVASLEKRLFKIASFQNVW; the protein is encoded by the exons ATGGACGCTGAAGCTTCGGTCGGGCACACCACCGGCATGAGCGGCAATGTCGGCCAGACCGGCGCCCCGACCAAGAGACGTGCATCACGCTCAGCCACTAAGGAAGAGCAG GGTGATTCAATGGAGTGGACCGATGAGTACGTCCAAATTGTTTGTTCCTTGATGGCTGAACAAGTGGGACAGGGGAATCGTCCCAACACTCATTTGAACCCTTTAGGCTATAACACTGTGTCAGAAAGGTTCTACCAGATGACCGGAATTAGTTTATCAAAGACACAGCTGAAGAACAAGTGGGATAAGTTAAAGGGCGACTTGTCTTGTTGGAATAAATTAATGAGGAAGCAAACTGGGACAGGTTGGGACAGTTCGAAGGGAGTTATTGTCATGGACAATGAGTGGTGGAAGAAGGCGAGAAAG gaCATCCTGGATGTGGCAAGTTTAGAAAAAAGGCTCTTCAAAATCGCATCTTTCCAAAATGTTTGGTGA